In Plasmodium gaboni strain SY75 chromosome 14, whole genome shotgun sequence, one genomic interval encodes:
- a CDS encoding hypothetical protein (conserved Plasmodium protein, unknown function) — protein sequence MDIPFSDINSYNSDEENDSIFLKDTKIKNKNDCKNVSDNNDELDNMGISQCVDETRKKLYDDIKNKDIYNNINNNNKTIHISIYDGQKKRYVEHQKDKVECMDEENILYHKNFEKEKNNDNVDGDECNDKINIGKKDMSSKESMKRSKIFYKECMSDEKNESKNVTIENNTVVEIVENLGDKTCTYEEDDYINKMTMKKKENIEEGIKLLSNLKDDVVIGCMENKVDQNKIKISQGNNDKIKVTHNDCKDNGYVKNYDKYNNKYNNKNNNNNKNYNNKNYNNVSSFLYHNDADICADSTFSTLINKDRIYHFDQSALYFQRNFVESQKKLESKKERITFSFRDNHCDDIKKSVDDNRCSKFFHNDKDEYTNYMLIKDGNKKNELKEKKEKSSILFNGHVLYGNKSVDMLYNNKCINKKREGKMNDKQIMKLKEKSCDKNIYSIHNRIKKKEENICVKDNIQNKKKKIQEKNKIHINLQNIFDMKTCKKNNDMFTCPMKKEKQIDAYKNYGNRIYKWVVK from the coding sequence atgGATATACCCTTTAGTGATATTAATAGTTATAATTCAGATGAAGAGAATGattctatatttttaaaagatacaaaaataaaaaataaaaatgattgCAAAAATGTtagtgataataatgatgagTTAGATAATATGGGTATATCTCAATGTGTTGATGAAACGAGAAAGAAACTttatgatgatataaaaaataaggatatttataataacattaataataataacaaaacTATTCATATTAGTATATATGATGGTCAAAAGAAACGTTATGTGGAGCATCAGAAAGACAAAGTAGAATGTATggatgaagaaaatatattatatcataaaaattttgaaaaagaaaagaataatGACAATGTAGATGGAGATGAATgtaatgataaaataaatattgGTAAGAAAGATATGTCATCTAAAGAAAGTATGAAAAGaagtaaaatattttataaagaaTGTATGTCAGATGAGAAAAATGAAAGTAAGAATGTAAcaatagaaaataatacaGTTGTTGAAATTGTCGAAAATTTGGGAGATAAGACATGCACATATGAAGAAGATGattacataaataaaatgactatgaagaaaaaagaGAATATAGAAGAAGgaataaaattattatcgAATTTGAAGGATGATGTTGTGATTGGATGTATGGAAAATAAAGTAgatcaaaataaaatcaaGATATCACAAGgtaataatgataaaataaaagtaacACATAATGATTGTAAGGATAATGGatatgtaaaaaattatgataaatataataataaatataataataaaaataataataataataaaaattataataataaaaattataataatgtgagcagttttttatatcataacGATGCAGATATATGTGCCGACTCAACCTTTTCAACtcttataaataaagatagAATATACCATTTTGATCAGTCCgctttatattttcaaagAAATTTTGTAGAATCACAGAAAAAATTAGAATCTAAAAAGGAAAGGATAACATTTTCTTTTAGAGATAATCATTgtgatgatataaaaaaaagtgtTGATGATAATAGGTGTAGTAAATTTTTTCACAACGATAAGGATGAATATacaaattatatgttaataaaagatgggaataaaaaaaacgaattgaaagaaaaaaaggaGAAATCGTCTATTCTTTTTAATGGGCATGTTTTATATGGTAATAAATCTGTTgatatgttatataataataagtGTATAAATAAGAAGAGAGAAGGTAAGATGAATGACAAACAAATCatgaaattaaaagaaaaatcatgtgataagaatatatattctatacataatagaataaaaaagaaggaAGAGAATATTTGTGTAAAGGataatattcaaaataaaaaaaagaagatacaagagaaaaacaaaatacatattaatttacaaaatatttttgatatGAAGACATGTAAGAAGAACAATGATATGTTTACTTGTCCTATGAAAAAAGAGAAACAGATTGATGCTTATAAGAATTATGGaaatagaatatataaatggGTTGTAAAAAA
- a CDS encoding hypothetical protein (conserved Plasmodium protein, unknown function) has protein sequence MDKDIFNTHKIIEFQANQKNIFQIWKEYVKEELLLMHSEENNTCNNKINNIYNIYNTYNTYNYVYYKKIEKYNHIKSIRNFYKYADEWKELPISLECSEHIYSNYDFIKKKKDRHKKNIKHLDDKEKKSDSQSESEKLKQDENKEIINYQYDTSKSSKIFNNDNQSIKSNKLIDDIKINNKVLSYENYLDIYEKYIECLNKNIEKNLKENETCIVTYNNFINRDINIIYKENINFLKYFYSCLNIIKENKIIIPKGFYLYELIYPQTIHSFPVINKFNYYFVKLFINNKWYLIFVNLYLPYNKNNHHILSCYSTFTQEIWTHILIKALYKCFHLFHFKNYHLHIIEMLTGLKFIKSSFNINKIINNYKNNYIQCVLLNQHEKEKSTNNNKKENHNKNIQNFNIGITTMPHNTHYNNNNNNNNNNNNSNKNVYKITDNNNKQNIYNQSNNSISIKNNPFFYFLICSFQDKQFISVKCSDIKPDNYIQMSNHTTNQKKEKEKEKNLLKGYKYINTKGNIQISNAQLVPLFKNTPDMDSSQKYIKPSSISTNDHDIKMIYNHNELTYKKYNIVINENTQNVIQSIKDILSNELNKFQKIKNNDDSDKSTTKNIHLKKNNKDIYKWFKDNEIEKILELINLNYSSDYQIKIDPSLKNKKIVSYLNKNKFELISLNEYIKNRLKPFKEIHKSNSVKNIIPKSDQHIYIDKKKGNNNQTKNDNMDNNHILSDPNMSVLPNDCPYVILICYISIKEEQTENNKKKETNFNIQNDDIKCEKDNVNINKFWDFFIYFFPHQMCKYNNYKEIYNFDEQGKNSEQVRKKKKKKKKKKKKKKKRKKKKKKKKKTASQIFEARKKKKKKEEEILFLNDMYDSNLFFKKIGERDHNEDIIPFIPCTNFLQQVLNNNDYKNYFFYNKIVKRKIRLEKNKEHFFILYTKRPEYNDFYIEWINEKKQNLERNYMISSSFITIEEYFEKYMKMSMSFLEKKEISLKKEMLNNKVLLKFVVTINMNDKKEENGEHGQDINVNINHTTHIERINHDISQQLGHFNELINFHFYLIIKINNFNIVPYLNLYMCRIKNDDMLYIQNNIEEEEEKNKIKNNKIKNDKIKNNKIKNNKIKSKKIKNNASKKNNSIYDCEEYFNIVGTFYKYSLDELIYKIYIPLDQINKHHKYLFLLVTKKLLWKYNVNFNIYINVAYPKEDHNICYNNYDNSKKNRKKEIATDIFEVPSCCSNNTFTYTFTVSQKDICKNIMNKDDSNRSNFMNKNILHIDNKNITNMSDVQRLDSYDQKNKNIHDNLCCKNIIQIVKKIILKNKNEYTYGSIFIQLKNCHLYEYIETKIIKIEKSKKKIMTGNHFDLDFILTNYKRNIILSKKKKKNIFFKHVLLNTNDTYIIVIKVKIKNHDNSPKLDLKIINNDTYICKCDSKDIDLNKSLLDDEKNYKYKKETHSNNIIINLDILLNFIDYVHLKDDTTTYEDINTEIDKYKEHKKIDIEQLKFCFSQNILGNIFDFKNEMLLYFKRNYENIYMHIIKNLCDFNNYNKENHQTEYIKRLNDNEKNYNNNKLYINKINDKDKNIKIDHINRQNIKKSIINNISDNNIGSYQENNNLYLNQNVFHYITSNILKYDEESLRYIFYKFFENNIKEIHINKFIEICKNIENIENIKNCSFLIKIEQKIEKNNIXXXXXXXXXXXXXXXIKEIHINKFIEICKNIENIENIKNCSFLIKIEQKIEKNNIFLQSIDNHNNIYNNNNYDIKEKIKYNDNHIINQDNDILFKDIFTYGKKIQNIINDIINFYKIKNKEFNLLKCKMDAELQLNEKCIDNFDFSLNNNNTKIFIKNKNIKQIKYIIYYNYKQKEIHIEKQKKKKKFYKSSNYIKERYNQWYKKIIINKTINNINDLINITNNLDNYMDLYSLKEMNKNIIKNIKERKIFLSNFKNNINQKKLKKFQHNEFNNLYRKALQLNLHIYNKEYIKIIKNYIHIFNLLNQIKLLFKNVEWKKKKYTNNFQDIQINDILTDHNIFIHLYKKCIYLITNINDIQLNYNYQNIYKDSTQLYHIITNHELQQNKDLINKNKNSPK, from the exons ATGGATAAGgatatttttaatacaCATAAAATTATTGAGTTTCAAGCTaaccaaaaaaatatatttcaaattTGGAAGGAATATGTAAAAGAAGAACTGTTGTTAATGCACTcagaagaaaataatacatgtaataataaaataaataatatatataatatatataatacatataatacatataattatgtatattataaaaaaattgaaaaatataatcatataaaatcaataagaaatttttataaatatgcCGACGAATGGAAGGAACTACCAATCTCATTAGAATGTAGCGAACACATTTATAGCAACTatgattttataaaaaaaaaaaaagatagacataaaaaaaatattaaacacctagatgataaagaaaaaaaaagtgatTCACAGTCAGAAAgtgaaaaattaaaacaagatgaaaataaagaaattataaacTACCAATATGATACAAGTAAGTcatcaaaaatatttaataatgataatcaaagtataaaaagtaataaaCTTATAGatgatattaaaataaataataaagtattatcttatgaaaattatttagatatatatgaaaaatatattgaatgtttaaataaaaatatagaaaaaaacttaaaagaaaatgaaacaTGTATTgttacatataataattttataaatagagatattaatataatatataaagaaaatattaattttttaaaatatttttattcatgtttaaatattataaaagaaaataaaattattatacCTAAAGGTTTTTATCtatatgaattaatatatcCACAAACAATTCATTCATTTCCTgtaattaataaatttaattattattttgtcaaattatttataaataataaatggtatttaatatttgtaaatCTATATCTACcttataataaaaataatcatcATATATTGTCATGTTATTCAACTTTTACACAAGAAATATGGacacatatattaattaaagcattatataaatgttttcatcttttccattttaaaaattatcaCCTACATATAATTGAAATGTTAACAGGTcttaaatttattaaatcatcctttaatattaataaaatcataaataattataaaaataattatattcaATGTGTCCTTTTAAATCAAcatgaaaaagaaaagtccactaataataataaaaaagaaaatcataataaaaatattcaaaattttaatatagGCATCACTACTATGCCCCACAACACACactataataataataataataataataataataataataatagtaataaaaatgtctataaaataacagacaataataataaacaaaatatttacaaCCAATCAAATAATTCCATatctataaaaaataatccattcttttattttttaatatgcTCTTTTCAAGATAAACAATTTATAAGCGTAAAATGTTCTGACATAAAACCTGACAACTACATACAAATGTCTAACCATACAACtaatcaaaaaaaagaaaaagaaaaagaaaaaaatttactcaagggatataaatatataaacacaAAAGGAAATATTCAAATTTCTAACGCTCAATTAGTACcactttttaaaaatacaCCTGATATGGATTCATctcaaaaatatattaaaccATCATCCATATCAACAAATGATCATGatattaaaatgatatataatcataacgaactaacatataaaaaatacaatattgtaataaatgaaaatacaCAAAATGTTATTCAATCtattaaagatatattatcCAACGAACTAAATaaatttcaaaaaataaaaaataatgatgattCAGATAAAAGTACTactaaaaatattcatttgaaaaaa aataataaagatatttataaatgGTTTAAAGACAACGAAATTGAAAAAATCCTAGAACTAATAAACCTTAATTATTCATCAGATTAccaaataaaaatagacccatcattaaaaaataagaaaatcGTCTCTTATcttaataaaaacaaatttgaattaatatcattaaatgaatatatcaaaaataGATTGAAACCTTTTAAAGAAATACATAAAAGTAACAGcgtaaaaaatattataccCAAATCTGatcaacatatatatatagacaaaaaaaaaggaaacAATAATCAAACcaaaaatgataatatggataataatcatattttatCTGATCCTAATATGTCAGTACTACCAAATGATTGTCcatatgttatattaatttgttACATATCAATCAAAGAAGAACAAACAgaaaataacaaaaaaaaagaaacaaattttaatatacaaaatgatgatataaaatgtgaaaaagataatgtcaacataaataaattttgggatttttttatttacttttttCCTCATCAAATgtgtaaatataataattataaagaaatatataattttgatgAACAAGGAAAAAATTCTGAACAAGTCagaaaaaagaagaagaaaaagaagaagaagaagaagaagaagaagaagaggaagaaaaaaaaaaaaaaaaaaaaaaaaacagcTAGCCAAATATTTGAAgcaagaaaaaaaaaaaaaaaaaaggaggaagaaatattatttttaaatgatatgTATGATTCcaatttgttttttaaaaaaataggTGAAAGGGATCATAATGAGGATATTATTCCTTTTATACCATGTACTAACTTTTTACAACAagtattaaataataatgattataaaaattattttttttataataaaatagtgaaaaggaaaatacgtcttgaaaaaaataaggaacacttttttattttgtatacAAAAAGACCTGAATATAATGATTTTTACATTGAATGGataaatgaaaagaaaCAAAATCTTGAGAGGAATTATATGATAAGTAGTTCATTTATAACAATTGAGGAATATTTTGagaaatatatgaaaatgtCTATGTCttttttagaaaaaaaagagatttctttaaaaaaagaaatgtTGAATAACAAGgttttattaaaatttgTAGTCACCataaatatgaatgataaaaaagaagagAATGGTGAACATGGACAGgatataaatgtaaatataaatcatacAACTCACATAGAAAGAATAAATCATGATATATCACAACAACTTGGTCATTTTAATGAATTAATTAATTTCCATTTTTATcttataattaaaattaataattttaatatagttccatatttaaatttatatatgtgtagAATAAAGAATGATgatatgttatatattcaaaataatatagaagaagaagaagaaaaaaataaaataaaaaataacaaaataaaaaatgacaaaataaaaaataacaaaataaaaaataataaaataaaaagtaaaaaaataaaaaacaatgcatctaaaaaaaataattcaataTATGATTGTGAggaatattttaatattgtaggaacattttataaatattcattagatgaattaatttataaaatatatattcctttggatcaaataaataaacatcATAAATATCTTTTCTTATTAGTAACAAAAAAGTTATTATGGaaatataatgtaaattttaatatttatataaatgtagCATATCCTAAAGAGGATCATAATATATGCTATAACAATTATgataattcaaaaaaaaatagaaaaaaggaaataGCCACAGATATTTTTGAGGTACCATCTTGTTGTTcaaataatacatttacATATACATTTACAGTATCACAAAAAGAcatatgtaaaaatattatgaacaAAGATGATAGTAATAGGAGtaattttatgaataagaatatattacatattgataataaaaatataactaATATGTCAGATGTGCAAAGATTAGATTCGTATGATCAGAAGAATAAGAATATTCATGATAATTTATGTTGTAAGAATATAATTCAAATTGTTAAAAAGATAAttctaaaaaataaaaatgaatacaCATATGGTAGTATATTCatacaattaaaaaattgtcatctatatgaatatatagaaacaaaaattataaaaatagaaaaatcaaaaaaaaaaattatgacAGGTAATCATTTTGATTTGGATTTTATCTTaacaaattataaaagaaatattatattatcaaagaaaaaaaaaaagaatatattttttaaacatgtattattaaatacaaatgatacatatattattgttataaaggtaaaaattaaaaatcATGATAATTCACCTAAATTAGAtttaaagataataaataatgatacatatatatgtaaatgTGATAGTAAAGATATTgatttaaataaatcattattagatgatgaaaaaaattacaaatataaaaaagaaacacattcaaataatattataattaaccttgacatattattaaattttattgATTATGTTCATTTGAAAGATGATACTACAACATATGAAGATATCAATACAGaaatagataaatataaagaacataaaaaaatagatatagaacaattaaaattttgttTCAGTCAAAATATACTTggaaatatttttgattttaaaaatgaaatgttattatattttaaaagaaattatgaaaatatatatatgcatataataaaaaatttatgtgattttaataattataataaagaaaatcATCAAACggaatatataaaaagactaaatgataatgaaaaaaattacaataataataaattatatattaacaaaataaatgacaaggataaaaatataaaaattgaTCATATCAATAGAcagaatataaaaaaaagcataataaataatatcagtgataataatataggATCATAtcaagaaaataataatttatatttgaatCAAAATGTATTTCATTATATCACatcaaatattttaaaatatgatgaaGAATCCTTGcgttatatattttataaattttttgaaaataatattaaagaaatacatatcaataaatttatagaaatatgtaaaaatatagaaaacatagaaaatattaaaaattgttcttttttaataaaaatagaacaaaaaattgaaaagaataatatttNNNNNNNNNNNNNNNNNNNNNNNNNNNNNNNNNNNNNNNNNNNNATTAAAGAAATACATATCAATAAATTTATAgaaatatgtaaaaatatagaaaacatagaaaatattaaaaattgttcttttttaataaaaatagaacaaaaaattgaaaagaataatatttttttacaatCTATAgataatcataataatatttataataacaataattatgatataaaagagaaaataaaatataatgacAACCATATTATCAATCAagataatgatatattatttaaagatatattcacatatggaaagaaaatacaaaatattattaatgatataataaatttttataaaataaaaaataaagaattcaatttattaaaatgcAAAATGGATGCTGAATTGCAATTGAATGAAAAATGTATTGACAATTTTGATTTCTCCcttaataataataatacaaaaatttttataaagaataaaaatattaaacaaataaaatatattatttattataattataagcaaaaagaaatacatatagaaaaacaaaaaaaaaaaaaaaaattttataaaagttcaaattatataaaagaaagaTATAACCAATggtataaaaaaattattatcaataaaaccataaataatataaatgatctaataaatattacaaataatctagataattatatggatttgtattctttaaaagagatgaacaaaaatattataaaaaatataaaagagAGGAAAATATTCCTTTcaaattttaaaaataatatcaaccaaaaaaaattaaaaaaatttcaaCATAACGAATTCaataatttatatagaAAAGCATTACAATTAAATctacatatttataataaagaatatataaaaattatcaaaaattatattcatatttttaatttattaaatcaaataaaactgttatttaaaaatgtagaatggaaaaaaaaaaaatatacaaataattttcAAGATATTCAAATTAATGATATTCTAACAgatcataatatattcatacatctatataagaaatgtatttatttaatcACAAACATAAATGACATAcaattaaattataattatcaaaatatttacaaaGACTCTACAcaattatatcatattataacCAATCATGAGTTACAACAAAACAAAGATctaataaataaaaataaaaattcaCCAAAATga
- a CDS encoding putative pre-mRNA-splicing factor ISY1: MARNVEKGKSMLNQWIKAKEIPDKREFFKIPKNIDEVENLDDALKYRIYIIKEMCKKIKEIQNHSLSDQHIRELNDQINKLIFIKNKWEARIVQLGGKDYSRESNLLISAHSSELRGSNNYKYFGAAKNLKGVKELLFKENEDKKELNLKKKKDARNFEKIVNIHYFGYCDDTNEHLEQQENKMKKKLEKMDLKTLKKYIH; encoded by the exons atggcGAGGAATGTAGAAAAAGGAAAGTCTATGTTGAATCAGTGGATTAAGGCAAAAGAAATACCTGACAAAAGagaattttttaaaatacCCAAAAATATTGACGAGGTTGAAAATTTGGACGACGCCCTTAaata TcgaatatatattatcaaagAGATGTGTAAGAAGATAAAGGAAATCCAAAATCACAGTTTGAGTGATCAACATATTAGAGAATTGAATGACCAGATCAACAAActcatttttataaagaaCAAATGGGAAGCAAGAATAGTCCAG cTGGGAGGAAAGGATTACTCCAGGGAGTCTAACCTTTTAATAAGTGCACACT cTAGCGAATTGAGGGGAAGTAACAACTACAAATATTTCGGAGCAGCGAAAAATTTGAAGGGTGTTAAGGAACTACTATTTAAAGAGAATGAAGATAAAAAGGAActtaatttaaaaaaaaaaaaggatgCAAGGAACTTCGAAAAGATTGTTAATATTCATTACTTCGGTTATTGTGATGATACAAATGAGCATCTTGAACAacaagaaaataaaatgaagaaaaaattagaaaaaatggatttaaaaacattaaaaaaatatatacactaa
- a CDS encoding putative Yip1 protein: MSYFNKKIMNRMNRNEGEPFFQNNNDNKNDNNNNNLYINKKNYDNNYNINNVNIPNNPFQNNDYLNVEGINKIDTNIMHNNFINNNNINNNNNIIDTNPFGNTTNINDNNTINKDPFSNNFHMNNKNNINDNMINKKYITNDDNEEELPLLEELGINFDLISKRMKSVFLFYKIDHTLFENSDLSGPLIIVLSLGFILLLAGKASFSYIYLIGIVSSLSIYLLLNMMSQNSTVDLYRTISMLGYALLPLVILSLISIIINLRSKKGYCISFFCILWSALTASRFFEVALRMNSQRYLVAYPIFLLYSCFALIIIF, encoded by the exons atgagttattttaataaaaagataatgAATCGTATGAACCGAAATGAGGGGGAACCcttttttcaaaataataacgataataaaaatgataacaataataataatttatatataaataaaaaaaattatgataataattataatataaataatgttaATATCCCTAACAACCCttttcaaaataatgaCTACTTAAATGTTGAAGGgattaataaaatagatacaaatattatgcataataatttcataaataataataatattaataataataataatataattgaCACGAATCCATTTGGAAATAcaacaaatataaatgataataatacaatCAATAAAGATCCATTTTCAAACAATTTTCATATgaacaataaaaataatatcaacgataatatgattaataaaaaatatataacaaatgatgataatgaagaagaaTTACCATTGTTAGAAGAACTCGGAATTAATTTTGATCTCATATCTAAAAGAATGAAAtctgtttttttattttataa AATTGATCATACATTATTTGAGAACTCAGACTTGTCTGGACCTTTAATAATTGTTCTTTCTTTAGgatttattttattacta GCTGGAAAAGCTTCTTttagttatatatatttgattGGTATTGTTAGTAGCttaagtatatatttacttcTTAATATGATGAGTCAG AATTCAACTGTGGATTTATATCGAACCATTAGTATGCTTGGTTATGCTCTATTACCTTTAGTCATATTATCTTTAATatctattattattaatttaag atctaaaaaaggatattgtatatcatttttttgtattttatgGTCAGCTTTAACAGCTTCTCGATTTTTTGAAGtg gCACTGCGCATGAACAGTCAAAGATACCTTGTGGCTTATcctatatttttattatattcatgTTTTGCcttaattataattttttag